Below is a genomic region from Acomys russatus chromosome 3, mAcoRus1.1, whole genome shotgun sequence.
CCGAGATAACTGTAGTGGCTATGACAGAGACTCAGCCCCCAACGTCCACAGATGCCCCTGACCATGAAGCAGGCCTTAGGGCTCCTATGCTGAGATGGAACACCATGATCAGAGCTACTCAAGGGAAGGGTTTATccggctcacacttccacatcactgttcttCATGGAGGAAGTCAGGATGGGAACCCACACAGGtcaaggacctggaggcaggggctgatgcagaggccatggagggctgctcctcatggcttgctcagcccattttcttctagaacccagggATAGTAGCCCCAGGGGTAGCCCCACTCATAATGGACTGGGCCTCTCCCTCAGGaatcagtaattttaaaaatgtacttcaggctggcctacagtgtgattttatggagacattttcttagttgaggctccctgctccctgatgactctagcttgtgtcaacttggcataaaactagccaggacaactGTATAAATGTAATTTCTTCCAAAATGTAATAATTAATGTTTCTTGCCAGCTTCTTTTCATTGTTGCCACAAATTTTACTTGCTTCCAGATCcatgtttttgcttttctctttcgtTCATtcattccctcctctttctctttttcccatcTCCATTTTATATGATGATTTTTAGTGTTGTGATAACAGGCATGTACCAGCATGCTCAGCTCCCCACCCTTTCTTATGAACCTCACTCTTGAGAACAAAAACAGGCTCATTCCGGCTCTGTGTGCCAGCTTGCCATACCCTCCTGCGTCTGTAGCATCCTTATTGCCCCTTCCTTAGATGTTAGGCACCTACTGCATGACTGAAGCTCAGCACATGACAGCTGACCCTCATCAGGGGCTCTGTATGTGGGCACATACACTCTGCCTCCTACCTCGAGCTTCTCTCTGGATCTTGCCTCTGGGGAGTGCCAGCCAAAGTCAGCCCCAAATATGACTGTATCTTCAGCTTGCTTTGGGATTAGGGCTGTTTTATTTCCCACAGAGATGTTCTTACCGTCTGTGTTATTTCTGGATGAGGGTCTTCTATGGCCGTGGAGCGTGGACCTTATGTCTTTCTGCATCTCGACTTCAAAGCGTTGGACTCACAGTGCCCTCTTGCTATTTTCCATGAACACCCCTCATCTCCCTGCCCAAAGTTGTTGCCCcagtcacggggggggggggagtattcTGTCCACAGGGAACGTGACACATCCACGTGGGGGAGAGCTTGGAGGAGGACAAACTCCAGTAAGCCCCCCACAGACTGCCAAGCAGCTGAATAAACTCCGCCTGGTATTTATGCTCGGGAAAGATGACAATAGAGGTCCCTTCTTGTAGCCCTTCTAGCCCCAGGCTGCCTTGGAAGCAGGAAAAAGTGTATTTCCCACCTAAGAATCTAAGATCTCAAACTCAGATGTTGTACTAGCCTCAAAGAGTGCTGGTGAACGGGGTGTGAACCTCCCTCAGGTTGTCTTTGGAAACAAGCTCATAAGATAGTCTGGCGTTACGGCACACTTTTTGAATGGGAGGTGAGTGCCTTCCTTTGCTCATTCACTAAATTCTCACACGTGCTTAGCTTTCATCTTGGCCATGTGATCCTGACCCATAACCTCCTgtctgagactcagtttcccagTAGACACTGCAGATAACCGGACGCCAGCAGTCATGGCTACTATAGCCATGAAGCAATGCGAGGCAGAAGAGAATACTTTGTAAATGTACACTATTAGAATTTGATGCATATTTTAAACTAGTGAAGGTTGAGCATCCTTTGTAGATTGCATAGGACCAGAAGTgatgtgatgggggtggggggtggggtgggggggtggggggatgggggggatggagggaggagggtgctgAGATTTGCATATATAATGACATATCTTGGGGATGACTGCTAAGTCTAAatgcagattttatttttgattcacaTATATCTTACACACATAGCCTGATGGTATTTCCAAGATTGGATGTAAAAGACacctaatttttataaattatttggaTCCCGACTTGATCTAGTTTTTATACCTGCCTCCTACTTTTTAGGGTTCACTAGCCATAACTAAGCTATTAACCAACAAATGGTACCATAAATAAAGCAatgcagtaataaaaaaaatgaactaaatacTGAGGCAAATGAAATAACCTTTGCAATTTACCTTAATTCCAAGAAAGACTTAGTGTAGGAAGAGTGAGTGGGTCTTGATGAATTTAAGGAGCCCCCTGATAGCTCATGCCTGTTCTATCGTGTTTGCACTCTATATGGTGTCACTCGGGCAGAGCTGTGACCGGTCGCCCAGACTGGTGTGGTTTGATTCCAGCAGTCCTTAGTGACAAGACACAGTAGGAATGGGCCGCACGGCAGGTGATTCAGCGTGCTGtttgtcttcctctctttcaGAGACTCTGACCTATTTTTGTTGGACACCCGCGTGGTGTGGGCCTCTGAAGAAGGCTGGCTGGAATTTGACATCACAGCAACTAGCAATCTGTGGGTGGTGACACCGCAGCACAACATGGGACtccagctgagtgtggtgactcGTGATGGTGAGTTGTGATTTGCACACGGCCAGCATCTGCCCCACAGTCGTTTTCATTCATTCCCTCTGCAGCAGTTTGTGGTGGGGCCGTTGTTGTAGGCCAGTCCTTGGTGCCAGGATGACCTTGTTTACACTTCCCTCGTGACCATCTCGAAGGCAAAACCTTTCTCCTAGCAAGGACTTGGAAGCAGGCTCAGGCCATGTCCCCTACAAGACTAACAATGGGAGGAGAGTTTCCCCACGCTGAGCCAGGTGGGAGAGCctgggaggaaagcaggaagcTCAGTGATTGAGCACTGGCTTAGCATGAGTCCCTCGGGGCTACCCAGCaccaaaggaagaggaaaaggaaagggagagcatgggaagaggaaaaggggggcCGTCATCAGAATCTGCCTCTTCTGTGATTTTTGCCAAGGGACCCTTGAGAAAACTACCCCTTCTGGTTGGCTCCCTGCTTCTGGTCCACCAATAGGGAGAGCCAGAAAGGAAGTGTGAATATTGACGAATAGGAGGACCAGAAACAAGAGCACTCCTTGCGGGAAGGGGCGTGGTCCTGTGCCTTGGGAGACACACTTTAAGCCTGCCCTATCTAAACAGTGGGAGAATGCGTGGGGCCTTGTTCACGTTTCCCACGCTCTTCTACATTAGTAGTACACGGGAGAATAGAAAGAGTCGCCCGACCCTCTGAGACCCCGGGTCTGTGGAGTAAAGAGAGGTGGGCTTTGGTTTGCATTAAAGGACTCCACATCAATCCCCGTGCGGCGGGCCTGGTGGGCCGAGACGGCGCTTACGACAAGCAGCCCTTCATGGTGGCCTTCTTCAAGGTGAGCGAGGTCCACGTGCGCACCACCAGGTCAGCCTCCAGTCGGCGTCGGCAGCAGAGTCGCAACCGGTCCACCCAGTCGCAGGATGTGTCCCGGAGCTCCAGCGCTTCAGGTGAGTGTGACTAGGACATTGGTCCCCATCAGGACAAAGTTACCTACGGCCTCAGGTGCTGGACAGCTTCTGCTCAGCAAATACAGTGGTTAGTGGGGGCGGGTCCTAGGAATGGTCCTGATGCCTTGTATGGGATCCCAGGACCCTCCGCGTAGAGCGCTATTACCCAGAGGCTTGGGCTGTCGGTATCAAATCCCCACACCTGTTGGTTCAGACAAGCATCTTTCTGTTTGATGAGATTTCtacaactctttttttatttttccttcccacAAAATCATGGAAACACCccaattattttatctttacatttacttttttattcgTGACTATTTTGgctgtacatatatatgtctgccatgcgcatgcctggtgccatgtaaatatgtgtaccatgtgcatgcctggcaccCACAGAGGTTAGAAGgtgtgtcaggtcctctggactagtcacaaatggttgtgagccactgtgtggatgccagaaactgaacctgggtcgtCTTCTGCTTGTGACCAGAAAGGGTtcagatgtttcttttctttaggtTTGGGGATACTTGCCTATATACATAATGAGATTTCTTGGGGATAAGATCTATGCCTAAtgacaaaattaatttatattcccTATTCACCTTACATACCTATAGCTATATGTTAATTTTATACAGTAGTTTTAGTGCACTTCGGTTTGACCATCAACCGTCAACTGAGGTTTAAGTTTGGTGAATTTCAGACTTTGGGTGCTCAATTTGCATGAAGTGGTGTTCATTTGTGTACTATGGACTTATATTTACCAGGACTCTTATCTGGGCAAGGTAGTCAGCGCCTCTAAAGTGGATTGTATTGGCTCATTTAACTTACTTCAGCTTGGTTGGATTGTTGGGACCAGATGGTACTACaaagttgtttcctgtgttctTGGTAGAATCCTCAAAAAGACAGTCAATGTATGCACAGTAAGATTACCTCAGAGTCTCAAGGCGACCTTGGAAACCTCATCTTCAAATACAGAGTTCTCTCTTTTCCTGGATCCTTGTGACACTCATTGGACTGGCTCCTACCTTGTGCCCAACTCTGATCATCTTGCTGTCTGGGAAGTGTTCTCAATGGCCAAGCCTGCATTGGGTACTGCAAGTCCAAAGGGCAAGAAAGATGAAACAGCCCCCAGTGTCTGAGGGTTAGTCCCAGCTTTCAGAAGTCTTCCCTAGAACGGGGAGGAGTAGGGAGTGGAAGGTCCTGGCGGAAGCAAGTGCATAGCTGTTGAGGGCACTGAACTCAAGCGCCGATGTTCCTCATGCTAGGGCGagtgctcctgagtgctggactgcTTGCGTCATTCAGCAGCCCAGGAAAGAAGTGTGACAGTGATTGAGTACCTGCCGTGAGATTCTCTGTCAGAGTTTTCTTTCTTGCAACCTTGCGACTTTGGAGAAACCTACCTAGTGGGTCTGAGCTTCACCTCTCTGCGTGATAAGGGTGTGGGACATGTCACAGATGTTATGATCTAATGAAATGCAGTCACAAGGTGCACAGTCACCTTCAGAGCTTACTTGTGCCCCCTTGGAGGAAGTAGGTGCTCAGGGCATGGGTGGGGATCCCAAGGAAGTGAAATATTCCAAGGGGAATGTGCTTATTTTTCGAGGTGGCTCATTACAACTGTCATTTTTGGTGCCTGGGATTTGAATGCAGCTTCTCAAAGTACCCCACTTTTCTTTGGAGAGACGTGCCTCTTATATTCAATGCTGTGACTTACTAAGCTTCTCTCATGCCAGTAACTGAGACGTGACACTTGGGTAGCCACCACCCAGTGAGATAGGACATTTTGCTTCTCCCGTCGTGGTGTTTCTTGGAAGCACCGCACAGCATGGGTGTTCCTCCTGTATTTACCACTAGAAACAGTCAGGATTGAGGccctaacaaaataaaaaaataaaaaggaatgcctgctttgttttattgCCCTGGGAGGCAGTCTGCTGGCTGAATTGAATTAATAGTCTACATTCTCCTCCGGGACCTGCTGATGAAGTCAGCCAGTGGTAGACTTCTTTTGGGAACTGTGGCCAGTTTGGTCACTCAGACCTCAGGCCATGGAGGCATTGCTTGCAATGTTGATTGCTTTTCACAATTATAATTTCACTTGATTGATTCAACACTCATCCTGCCCGCCAAATATATAGACCAgttctttttaattaagaaaatatgttgTCTCTGACTTGGGTTTTAGTAAAGCCATCCAATTACTATTTTTCCTACGTCCCTTTCAACTTTTTCTTTCAATCTGATGAGTTAAAATTAATTATGGATATTAAAGTGCCCTAATTTTTAATGAGGTCCAAGGGTTCCTGTTGTCCCTTGGTCTCCCCACTCCACCTCCCAATCCAGTCCTTCTAGAGTTTGCTTTGTTCCTTCAGTAGGCCAGGGCAAAGGAATCCATGCCAAATTCCTCTGGCCTCGCGTATTGAAAAGCCTCAAGGAAGCATTGAATGAAGGGGTGTCTTCATCTCACTGTCTTCTCAGAACCTCCAGTGAGATGAGAAGCGACTCCCCCTCGGCCCCTCAAAGCCCTGCTTTAGGCACCTGGCTCTTTCTTCTGTCAATGGAAGTGGACAGCAAAGGGCCAGACTCTACCCAAGAAATGATTCGTAGGGCTGGAGATGCGCTCAgctggtagagcacctgcctagcatgtgcaacGCCCTGGCTTTGATCTGTATAAACTGGGTATGGTAGCGCGTGCCCATAATCCTAATGcttgggtggtagaggcaggagaatcagaattcCAAAGTCATCCTTGCCTACTACATAGAGAGCTAGATGCCAGAACACTAGCATACAGTATAAAACTTTGTCTTAAAGTAAATGCATTAAAAATCCTAAAGCTGAGGTTGAGGatttaactcagtggtagagggcttgcctagcaagcgcaaggccctgggttcagtcctcagctctggaaaaaataaaacaaataaacaaaaacctcctAAAGCCAAGTACCTAACAAACCACAGGAAaactaaggaagaaaagaagggagattTTCAGAAATATGGCCTGTGCTTAGAGAGTGGACAGGTCTCTCTCTAGGCTTCCCTTTCAGGATTCTAAAGAGGTCAGAGATTACTGGGCCCTTGTGAGCTAGAGCATCTCAAGAAAAGGTGCCATCTGCCGTGTGACTCCAGCCACCATCACCCTTTTACCCCCATCTCCCTACACCTCATAAGCCTTTCCAGAGATTGGAGGAATAGATTGCTATTCTTTGGTTGCCCATGTCTTCTGTAGCACACTCCCAGGGCATTGATGCATCTTCCCAAAGGGGCTCTGTCTAGAAGAAGCCCACCAGGGACATCTGCACCTGAGTAAAGACGTTAGCATCATTCGTCAAATCACCTGTCATCAGAGTGAAACATGACAAGCAACTATTTTAGGAACCGAGCTGTGGATTCTGGAGACAGCCAGACCTGCCCACCACAAGGAAGTAGCCAAGAGCCCACCCACTGCCTCCCAGTCCCTGCAGCCTGCCATAACCTGCCCTCACATCTGCACCTGACTCCAAGCTGGACTCTGCAGACACGTGCGTCGAACCCTGGCTTTGGAGGGAAGTCTCCCCGCATGGTGTCCACATGCCTGTGCCTCTCCACAGCTCTGCTCGCCACAGGAATGGTGGATGTTGGCTGGGTCGCACTTCTCCCATGGGCCTGTGTAGCCTCAGGACAGTGTCCTTACTGTTTTGACACCTGTTGGACAGTGCTGGGCCAAGCagctctgtgtagcccaggaggGGTTCTCATGAATCTGGCAATTGTTTTTCAGCCCCAGTTCTTGATTGTCCGGTGTGCTCTGCGCGCCTGCCCTAGGTCCTTCAACTACAGTCTGAAGTCTCTGCTGGCTGCCATTCTCCcctcttttataatatttctcttggcctctgctgTTTTGTCTTGTGGGGGACTCCGATACCACTTGACAACTCATTGTGAGGTCAGTGAACGGATGGCCTTGGCGGGTGGTTTCCATTGGCAGTTGTAGGTTCTGCTCCAGCTACTTTTGGGGGACCCCCTCCTATGACACATCTGGGCAGAGGGGCCCATTCATGCCATTCCAACTCAGCTAGTGAGTCTGATCCTGTGACGCTGACCTGGTCTCTGTTTTATCAGCTGATCGTTGAAATCATGCACGTGAGGCAACTTCtttacccctgagcta
It encodes:
- the Bmp6 gene encoding bone morphogenetic protein 6 yields the protein MSVRDSDLFLLDTRVVWASEEGWLEFDITATSNLWVVTPQHNMGLQLSVVTRDGLHINPRAAGLVGRDGAYDKQPFMVAFFKVSEVHVRTTRSASSRRRQQSRNRSTQSQDVSRSSSASDYNSSELKTACKKHELYVSFQDLGWQDWIIAPKGYAANYCDGECSFPLNAHMNATNHAIVQTLVHLMNPEYVPKPCCAPTKLNAISVLYFDDNSNVILKKYRNMVVRACGCH